The following are from one region of the Capsicum annuum cultivar UCD-10X-F1 chromosome 1, UCD10Xv1.1, whole genome shotgun sequence genome:
- the LOC124897728 gene encoding uncharacterized protein LOC124897728, producing MNGAVEDTNKNIKKILTKVIKNDISWHEILPYAFLGYRMTVQTSTGVTPYLLVYGNKAVIPTEVEIPSLRIIQEAGLSNEKWVRARNEQLMLIDEKRMIVVCHGQLYQHRMIYAFNKKVRARTFKVGKLVLKRILPHQEEYKGKFAPN from the coding sequence ATGAATGGAGCCGTGGAAGATAccaataagaacatcaagaagataTTGACAAAGGTGATCAAAAATGATATATCATGGCATGAGATATTGCCTTACGCTTTTCTAGGGTATCGCATGACAGTTCAAACCTCCACCGGGGTAACTCCTTATCTATTGGTTTATGGGAATAAAGCTGTGATACCTActgaggttgaaataccttccctaaggattattcaggaagccgGACTAAGCAACGAAAAATGGGTTCGCGCTCGCaatgaacaactcatgttgattgatgaaaagagaatgatTGTTGTGTGTCATGGTCAGTTATATCAGCACAGGATGATTTATGCCTTCAATAAAAAAGTAAGAGCTCGAACATTTAAGGTTGGGAAATTAGTTCTCAAACGTATACTCCCTCACCAAGAagagtacaagggcaagttcgctCCAAATTAG